The genomic segment TGTCCCGCAGCGGGTGTCCCGCCGTGGCCCTCACCGGCGGCCAGGCCGGCATCCTCACCACCGACGAGTTCAACGACGCCCGCATCCTGAGCATCGACCCCGTCGCCGTCCGGCGTCACCTGGAGCGGGACCTGGTGGTGGTGGTGGCCGGTTTCCAGGGCGTGACGCGGGACGGCGAGATCACGACGCTGGGCCGCGGGGGCAGCGACACGACGGCCGTAGCATTGGGCGCGGCGCTGGGCGCGGCGACCGCCGAGATCTACACGGACGTGGAGGGGATCATGACCGCCGACCCCAAGCTCGTC from the Armatimonadota bacterium genome contains:
- a CDS encoding aspartate kinase, with product MRIVVQKYGGVLLATPAGRLQVAEQIAATRKEGAAVVAVASAIGREGDPYATDTLVTLVRDVGEEIDPRTLDLLLSTGETISTALLAHTLSRSGCPAVALTGGQAGILTTDEFNDARILSIDPVAVRRHLERDLVVVVAGFQGVTRDGEITTLGRGGSDTTAVALGAALGAATAEIYTDVEGIMTADPKLV